The Cryptococcus depauperatus CBS 7841 chromosome 7, complete sequence genome window below encodes:
- a CDS encoding leukotriene A-4 hydrolase/aminopeptidase: protein MSFSTRYATKHIDKDPATKSNYLDVITKHINLSWSINWDKEIFTGYAIVDLEAKKDGVEEVILDSSHLDIEKVEIDGQAVHWKFGERTEVIGEGLYITLPKAVSKGQTISIKITYCTTKDCTALGWLQPQQTQSGKYPYLYSQCQAIHARSLLPCQDTPAIKATYSAKVKSGKGLEVLLSALRKEIIDHGNGVKEFVYHQPVSIPSYLIAICSGELVYRSFDKLEGCDWQSGVWTEPGSMDAVYWEFHKDTANFVATAENLASPYKFSIYDVLFLPESFPYGGMENACLTFATPTLLAGDRSQVDVIAHEISHSWFGNGIGCASWKHFWLNEGWTTYLERLIIRATHGEQARQLSFTIGRRGLVEDLKRLDPRFQRLVAEYKENEDPDEGYCQVPYEKGANLLYYLEQTVGGLGIFIPYMRDYIKTFEGFAITTEQWRAHLFEYFENVQGGNDIVRKLGKVDWDEWLHGDGPDLCVDIKYDDTLSKACYDLAEKWSVARQSNDFSGFSANDVESFSSTQKVVFLDKLEAFPAFSPSGVSTLDKAYGFGTSGNAEIGLRFFEIALKSGSEYAEKAAAWVVNKGRMKFCRPVYRLLYKQVPDLAQQTFKEHEEFYHPIARKMLAKDVGLDA from the exons ATGTCTTTCTCTACGCGCTATGCTACAAAGCATATTGACAAGGATCCTGCGACTAAATCAAATTATTTGGATGTCATCACCAAGCACATAAACCTCTCGTGGTCCATCAACTGGGATAAAGAAATCTTTACCGGTTACGCCATAGTCGACTTGGaggcaaagaaagatggagtGGAGGAAGTCATTCTAGACAGCAGTCATCTAgacattgaaaaggttgaaatCGATGGGCAGGCGGTG CATTGGAAGTTTGGGGAGAGGACTGAGGTTATTGGCGAGGGTTTGTACATTACCCTCCCCAAGGCTGTATCCAAGGGCCAAACGATATCCATCAAGATTACCTATTGTACTACCAAGGATTGTACTGCTCTAGGCTGGCTTCAACCTCAGCAGACCCAGTCTGGTAAATACCCATACCTCTACTCCCAGTGTCAGGCTATCCATGCACGGAGTCTTCTTCCATGTCAAGACACTCCGGCCATCAAGGCCACTTATAGCGCAAAGGTGAAGAGTGGAAAGGGCTTAGAGGTATTGCTTAGTGcattgaggaaagaaatcATTGATCATGGAAATGGTGTCAAAGAGTTTGTTTATCATCAG CCTGTCAGCATCCCAAGCTACCTTATTGCTATTTGCTCTGGCGAGCTTGTCTACAGATCTTTTGACAAGCTCGAGGGTTGTGATTGGCAATCAGGAGTTTGGACAGAGCCCGGGAGCATGGACGCTGTCTATTGGGAGTTTCATAAAGATACTGCCAA CTTTGTAGCTACAGCAGAAAATCTCGCCTCGCCTTACAAATTCTCTATTTACGAcgttcttttccttcctgAATCGTTTCCGTACGGCGGAATGGAAAACGCCTGTCTTACATTCGCTactccaactcttcttgctgGCGACCGTTCTCAAGTAGACGTTATTGCGCATGAAATCAGCCAT TCATGGTTTGGAAATGGTATTGGTTGTGCTAGCTGGAAGCACTTTTGGCTTAACGAAGGTTGGACAACGTATCTTGAGCGTCTT ATCATTCGAGCTACCCACGGCGAACAAGCAAGACAGTTGTCTTTTACTATTGGCCGACGAGGTCTCGTTGAGGACCTCAAAAGGTTGGATCCCCGTTTTCAACGTTTGGTCGCTGAATACAAGGAGAATGAAGATC CTGATGAAGGCTATTGCCAAGTTCCCTATGAGAAAGGTGCCAATCTTCTCTACTACCTTGAACAGACCGTCGGAGGCCTCGGCATCTTTATTCCCTACATGCGAGACTATATAAAAACCTTTGAGGGTTTCGCAATTACTACTGAACAATGGAGGGCTCATCTCTTTGAGTATTTCGAGAATGTTCAAGGTGGAAACGATATTGTGAGAAAGTTGGGCAAGGTCGATTGGGATGAATGGTTGCATGGTGATGGACCGGATCTGTGTGTCGACATCAAGTACGACGACACACTTTCTAAAGCT TGCTACGATTTGGCCGAGAAGTGGAGCGTTGCCAGACAGTCCAACGATTTCTCTGGCTTTTCGGCCAACGACGTTGAGAGCTTTTCGTCTACCCAAAAAG TTGTCTTTCTCGACAAGCTCGAAGCATTCCCTGCCTTTTCTCCCTCTGGCGTATCTACTCTCGATAAAGCTTACGGGTTTGGAACCTCTGGTAATGCCGAAATTGGACTGAGATTCTTTGAGATTGCCTTGAAGAGTGGCTCTGAGTACGCCGAAAAGGCAGCCG CCTGGGTAGTCAACAAGGGCCGGATGAAGTTTTGCCGTCCTGTATACAGATTATTGTATAAGCAAGTTCCCGACCTGGCTCAACAGACGTTCAAGGAGCATGAAGAGTTTTATCATCCTATTGCGAGAAAGATGCTTGCAAAGGACGTGGGTCTTGATGCTTGA